The following are encoded together in the Scomber scombrus chromosome 7, fScoSco1.1, whole genome shotgun sequence genome:
- the gsdmeb gene encoding gasdermin Eb has product MFATATKNFVEEVDHGGSLIPVSSLNDSIALLTVVVKRKRYWFWQKPRHVPTDFSLNDILTGDTPITPVFVETDFIKYNGTYGDHIQGTLGANFVHTNLNLEGKDSSKLQSAFGSLKKEEVDVQKLLRDSKGRILDMSHSLVQQTKEKRRQIFGIVKERVVTTQPCSVIEEVQQGGECKGVFSLCGRKSPKVSVMENGSLSKDSDVSMEIPTHTTLAYALIELEIKQDGHYELCLMSDTTGGFEVDGPDKRQLFGGSGASENSCLREELERLSEHFQVLSALSASTRSSLLQQITKVMEDQTAVYALQNLLDQMCLEKSPNVGDVTMTESQKQNIQAILGLLEQSVKVGSARTEQSTSVLSALHLITSALDEMTYDCLAALSMCCSPTVLKALELLVQCVSGSGEMPQSRVGLTEDAYVRAEHLFSSSNASLKRDGDTVKTEIKHQPGHLPLVMCIAVRGLASLAH; this is encoded by the exons ATGTTTGCCACAGCAACCAAGAACTTTGTGGAAGAGGTGGATCATGGAGGTTCATTGATCCCAGTGTCCAGCCTGAACGACAGTATCGCTCTTCTGACAGTGGTGGTGAAGCGCAAGCGGTACTGGTTCTGGCAGAAGCCCAGGCATGTTCCTACTGATTTTAGCCTTAACGACATACTGACAGGAGACACACCTATAACGCCAG TTTTCGTGGAGACAGACTTCATCAAGTATAATGGGACATACGGTGACCACATTCAGGGAACGCTGGGTGCAAACTTTGTCCACACCAATCTGAACCTGGAAGGTAAAGACTCTTCCAAACTCCAGTCAGCCTTCGGCAGTttgaaaaaagaggaagtggatgtacagaAGCTGCTGCGAGACTCCAAAGGCAG GATCTTGGACATGTCCCATTCCCTGGTCCAGCAGACAAAGGAGAAGCGCAGACAGATATTTGGGATCGTAAAGGAGCGTGTTGTGACCACTCAGCCCTGTTCAGTCATAGAGGAGGTACAACAGGGCGGAGAGTGTAAAGGAGTATTTAGCCTCTGTGGGCGCAAGAGCCCAAAG GTTTCAGTCATGGAGAACGGGAGCCTGAGCAAAGACAGTGATGTTTCCATGGAGATCCCCACTCATACCACCCTTGCCTATGCCCTCATAGAGCTAGAGATCAAGCAGGATGGACACTATG AGCTGTGTCTGATGTCAGACACCACAGGGGGCTTTGAAGTAGACGGCCCCGACAAGAGGCAACTGTTTGGTGGGTCTGGAGCATCTGAAAATAGCTGCCTTAGAGAAG aacTGGAGCGACTGAGTGAACATTTCCAGGTGCTTTCTGCTCTTTCTGCCTCCACAAGGTCCTCCCTGCTGCAGCAAATCACAAAAGTAATGGAGGACCAGACGGCTGTCTATGCACTTCAGAATTTG cTGGACCAGATGTGTCTGGAAAAGAGTCCTAACGTTGGCGATGTTACGATGACAGAGTCTCAAAAACAGAACATCCAGGCCATCCTGGGTCTCTTGGAGCAGTCTGTTAAGGTGGGGTCAGCTCGGACAGAGCAGTCCACATCTGTCCTCAGCGCCCTTCACCTCATTACCAGTGCCTTAGATG AAATGACATATGATTGCCTTGCTGCCTTGTCAATGTGTTGCAGTCCTACAGTGTTAAAGGCCCTGGAGCTGTTG GTGCAGTGTGTATCAGGAAGCGGAGAGATGCCTCAGAGCAGAGTGGGTCTGACAGAGGATGCCTATGTCAGGGCTGAACATCTGTTTTCCTCCTCAAATGCATCCCTGAAAAGAGACGGCGACACAgtgaagacagaaataaaacaccAGCCAGGACACCTTCCTCTGGTGATGTGTATTGCTGTCAGAGGTCTTGCCTCACTGGCCCACTGA
- the pals2a gene encoding MAGUK p55 subfamily member 6a isoform X2, with amino-acid sequence MQQVLDNLKDLPSGTGAKDIDLIFLRGVMESPIVRSLAKAHERLGEGKLQAVRDDNVQLVTEILDSLNKRPEKDATAAELAKILQEPHFKSLIEAHDKVAAKCYEMPHTAENSNALLTSSLMPADAVRMIGIQKKAGEPLGVTFRVEQGEMVIARILHGSSIDRQGMLHTGDIIREVNGREVGSNPSELQELLRDCSGSITLKVLPSYRDTPAPPQVYLKPHFNYNPATDNLIPCKEAGLAFLKGDILHVVNKEDPNWWQACHVVGGATGLVPSQFLEEKRKAFVRRDWDTSGTGMLCGTLTAKKKKKKMMYLTAKNAEFDRYELQIYEEVAKMPPFQRKTLILIGAQGVGRRSLKNRLIVLNPLQYGTTVPFTSRSPREEERDGQNYCFVTRAEMEKDIKESRYLEHGEYDGNLYGTKIDSIHEVVDTGRTCILDVNPQALKVLKTAEFMPFVVFIAAPELDTLRTMHKAVIDAGLTTKLLTDNDLKKTVDESARIRRAYSHYFDLTIVNDNLDKAFDKLQEAVERLFIAPQWVPVSWVY; translated from the exons ATGCAGCAAGTACTGGACAACCTTAAAGACTTGCCATCAGGCACAGGAGCCAAAGATATTGACCTCATCTTCCTCAGAGGCGTCATGGAGAGTCCCATCGTCCGCTCCCTCGCCAAG gcccATGAGCGTCTTGGGGAAGGGAAGTTACAAGCCGTGCGAGATGATAATGTTCAGCTGGTCACAGAGATCCTCGATTCCCTCAACAAACGGCCAGAAAAAGACGCTACCGCTGCCGAACTTGCCAAAATCCTCCAGGAGCCTCACTTTAAG tCTTTGATAGAGGCCCATGACAAAGTGGCTGCGAAGTGCTATGAAATGCCCCATACGGCAGAGAACAGCAATGCTTTGTTGACGAGTTCGCTCATGCCAGCTGATGCTGTCAGGATGATTGGCATCCAGAAGAAAGCTGGGGAACCATTG GGAGTGACGTTCCGTGTGGAGCAGGGAGAGATGGTGATCGCTCGGATCCTGCATGGCAGCTCGATTGACAGACAGGGCATGCTGCACACGGGAGACATAATCCGTGAGGTGAACGGTCGCGAGGTCGGTAGTAACCCCAGTGAACTCCAGGAGCTGCTGAGGGACTGTAGTGGAAGCATCACACTCAAAGTCCTGCCCAGCTACAGAGACACGCCAGCACCTCCACAG GTTTATCTGAAGCCACACTTCAACTATAACCCAGCCACCGACAACTTGATCCCCTGTAAAGAGGCAGGCCTGGCCTTCCTCAAGGGAGACATCCTTCATGTTGTTAACAAGGAGGACCCCAACTGGTGGCAG GCCTGTCATGTTGTTGGTGGAGCCACTGGGCTCGTCCCCAGTCAGTTCttggaggagaagaggaaagctTTCGTGAGAAGAGACTGGGATACTTCTGGTACAG GGATGCTCTGTGGAACTCTAactgcaaagaaaaagaagaagaaaatgatgtACCTCACTGCGAAGAATGCAG AATTTGACCGTTATGAGCTGCAGATCTATGAGGAGGTCGCCAAGATGCCACCGTTCCAGAGGAAAACACTCATTCTGATTGGAGCCCAGGGAGTTGGGAGGCGGAGCCTGAAGAACCGACTTATTGTCTTGAACCCTCTGCAATACGGAACCACTGTACCCT TCACGTCACGCAGTCccagagaagaggaaagagatggGCAGAACTACTGTTTTGTGACACGGGCGGAGATGGAGAAGGACATCAAGGAGAGCCGTTACCTGGAGCACGGCGAGTATGACGGCAACCTTTATGGCACCAAGATCGACTCTATCCATGAAGTGGTGGATACAGGACGTACCTGCATCCTAGACGTCAACcctcag GCCCTGAAAGTGTTAAAGACTGCTGAGTTCATGCCATTTGTGGTGTTTATTGCTGCTCCTGAACTGGACACATTAAGAACTATGCACAAAGCTGTGATAGATGCTGGACTTACTACCAAACTCCTCACA GATAACGATTTGAAGAAGACTGTGGATGAGAGCGCGAGGATCCGTCGGGCGTACAGCCACTACTTTGACCTGACTATTGTCAATGACAATCTGGACAAGGCCTTTGACAAGCTGCAGGAGGCGGTAGAGCGGTTATTCATAGCGCCACAGTGGGTTCCAGTCAGCTGGGTCTACTGA
- the pals2a gene encoding MAGUK p55 subfamily member 6a isoform X1: MCIFFSSAMQQVLDNLKDLPSGTGAKDIDLIFLRGVMESPIVRSLAKAHERLGEGKLQAVRDDNVQLVTEILDSLNKRPEKDATAAELAKILQEPHFKSLIEAHDKVAAKCYEMPHTAENSNALLTSSLMPADAVRMIGIQKKAGEPLGVTFRVEQGEMVIARILHGSSIDRQGMLHTGDIIREVNGREVGSNPSELQELLRDCSGSITLKVLPSYRDTPAPPQVYLKPHFNYNPATDNLIPCKEAGLAFLKGDILHVVNKEDPNWWQACHVVGGATGLVPSQFLEEKRKAFVRRDWDTSGTGMLCGTLTAKKKKKKMMYLTAKNAEFDRYELQIYEEVAKMPPFQRKTLILIGAQGVGRRSLKNRLIVLNPLQYGTTVPFTSRSPREEERDGQNYCFVTRAEMEKDIKESRYLEHGEYDGNLYGTKIDSIHEVVDTGRTCILDVNPQALKVLKTAEFMPFVVFIAAPELDTLRTMHKAVIDAGLTTKLLTDNDLKKTVDESARIRRAYSHYFDLTIVNDNLDKAFDKLQEAVERLFIAPQWVPVSWVY; encoded by the exons atgtgtatttttttctcttcagccATGCAGCAAGTACTGGACAACCTTAAAGACTTGCCATCAGGCACAGGAGCCAAAGATATTGACCTCATCTTCCTCAGAGGCGTCATGGAGAGTCCCATCGTCCGCTCCCTCGCCAAG gcccATGAGCGTCTTGGGGAAGGGAAGTTACAAGCCGTGCGAGATGATAATGTTCAGCTGGTCACAGAGATCCTCGATTCCCTCAACAAACGGCCAGAAAAAGACGCTACCGCTGCCGAACTTGCCAAAATCCTCCAGGAGCCTCACTTTAAG tCTTTGATAGAGGCCCATGACAAAGTGGCTGCGAAGTGCTATGAAATGCCCCATACGGCAGAGAACAGCAATGCTTTGTTGACGAGTTCGCTCATGCCAGCTGATGCTGTCAGGATGATTGGCATCCAGAAGAAAGCTGGGGAACCATTG GGAGTGACGTTCCGTGTGGAGCAGGGAGAGATGGTGATCGCTCGGATCCTGCATGGCAGCTCGATTGACAGACAGGGCATGCTGCACACGGGAGACATAATCCGTGAGGTGAACGGTCGCGAGGTCGGTAGTAACCCCAGTGAACTCCAGGAGCTGCTGAGGGACTGTAGTGGAAGCATCACACTCAAAGTCCTGCCCAGCTACAGAGACACGCCAGCACCTCCACAG GTTTATCTGAAGCCACACTTCAACTATAACCCAGCCACCGACAACTTGATCCCCTGTAAAGAGGCAGGCCTGGCCTTCCTCAAGGGAGACATCCTTCATGTTGTTAACAAGGAGGACCCCAACTGGTGGCAG GCCTGTCATGTTGTTGGTGGAGCCACTGGGCTCGTCCCCAGTCAGTTCttggaggagaagaggaaagctTTCGTGAGAAGAGACTGGGATACTTCTGGTACAG GGATGCTCTGTGGAACTCTAactgcaaagaaaaagaagaagaaaatgatgtACCTCACTGCGAAGAATGCAG AATTTGACCGTTATGAGCTGCAGATCTATGAGGAGGTCGCCAAGATGCCACCGTTCCAGAGGAAAACACTCATTCTGATTGGAGCCCAGGGAGTTGGGAGGCGGAGCCTGAAGAACCGACTTATTGTCTTGAACCCTCTGCAATACGGAACCACTGTACCCT TCACGTCACGCAGTCccagagaagaggaaagagatggGCAGAACTACTGTTTTGTGACACGGGCGGAGATGGAGAAGGACATCAAGGAGAGCCGTTACCTGGAGCACGGCGAGTATGACGGCAACCTTTATGGCACCAAGATCGACTCTATCCATGAAGTGGTGGATACAGGACGTACCTGCATCCTAGACGTCAACcctcag GCCCTGAAAGTGTTAAAGACTGCTGAGTTCATGCCATTTGTGGTGTTTATTGCTGCTCCTGAACTGGACACATTAAGAACTATGCACAAAGCTGTGATAGATGCTGGACTTACTACCAAACTCCTCACA GATAACGATTTGAAGAAGACTGTGGATGAGAGCGCGAGGATCCGTCGGGCGTACAGCCACTACTTTGACCTGACTATTGTCAATGACAATCTGGACAAGGCCTTTGACAAGCTGCAGGAGGCGGTAGAGCGGTTATTCATAGCGCCACAGTGGGTTCCAGTCAGCTGGGTCTACTGA